The sequence GAGAGATAATTCGTTTATTATCGAAATAGTAAATATATCAGCGGAATTTCATTTCATCAGCGAACCGTAATTAGAACCTCGCTATCATCAATCAGAGGAAAACAATGTATCTACAAAAGAACATACCAAACATACAAAAAATCATAACGAGACTTTCATTTTCCTAAAATCGACTAAGCCATTGGAAATATATTTATATAATGATCATGGGTCATTTATCCTTCTCCTTACTCTCAAACCCAATGATTTATGACATGTACATAAACTAAAGAGTGCGGTGTGATTTCGATTATAAAATCCATCGCATTTTTGGTTTCTGATAAGATTTGATGATTCTAAATAACTATTTCTTGATTGGAAATGGTGGAAAATTCTTTTGAGCGAAAATAAACATAGTCCTATCTCCCTTATTTTTATTAAAATAGGAATAAATTCCTTTTTATTCAAAAAATTGTTGTAATTAGCCGAATTAATAATTATAATATTAAGAAAATTTAATAAATATTTCCTAGGAAAGGGGGGACACTATATGAATTTATATATATCGGTGGATATGGAAGGGATTACAGGCTTAGTTGATCATACTCATGTAGATTCAAGCAAGCATAATTATGAGCGCGGGAGAATCATTATGACGGATGAGGCGAATACGGTAGTATCTGCTGCCTTTGAGGCAGGCTGCGCCGAAGTACTGGTTAATGATAGCCATTCACAAATGAACAATCTGTTAATTGAAAAGCTGCACCCTGAAACAAAGTTGATATCCGGCGGTGTGAAACCATATTCAATGGTTCAAGGACTGGATTCTACGTATGATGGGGCTTTTTTTGTGGGTTATCATGCGCGGGCGTCCATGAAAGGGGTGATGTCTCATTCGATGATCTTTGGAGTTCGCAATATGTATATTAATGATATTGCTGTGGGAGAACTGGGCTTTAATGCCTATGTTGCAGGGTTTCATGGGGTCCCGGTGTTAATGGTTGCCGGAGATGATCAGGCAGCACTTGAGGCAGAAGCATTGATACCTAATGTTACGACCGCCGTTGTAAAGGAAACGATTTCCCGTTCTGTGGCGAAAAGCCTTACTCCCATGAAATCGTCTCGACTATTAAAAAAGAAAACCGAAGAAGCTATACATAATAAAAAAAATGTAAAACCTCTCACTCCTCCTGAACATCCAACTTTGCGCATTGAATTTGCGAACTATGGACAAGCGGAGTGGGCAAGCCTCATGCCAGGGACAGAACTAGAAGCAGGCACAACGACTGTACGATTTGAGGCGAAAGATATTCTGGAAGCCTATAGAGCCATGCTTGTAATGACTGAACTGGCGATGCGAACAACATTCTGTTAGAAAGTGTGAGATCAATGGGTACATATTTGTTAAAAAGGCTACTGGCCATGGTAATTACGTTATGGCTGATTGTGACATTAACATTTTTCTTAATGCATGCCATACCAGGGTCACCGTTTAATGAAGAGCGAAATACAAGTGAGATAGTCCAGCAGAATTTAGAAGCTCATTATCATTTGAATGAACCGTTAATGGTCCAATATCTTCTCTATTTAAAGTCTCTTGTTTCTTTAGACTTTGGTCCATCTATTACACAGCCATCTCAAACCGTGAATGATTTGTTGGGCAGGGGATTTCCGATTTCCTTTGAATTAGGGATGATTACTCTCATAATCGCTGTGGTTTCCGGGGTCATTCTGGGGATATTGGCTGCCCTTAGACATAACGGAATGATCGATTATATGGCTATGACGTTTGCCGTACTTGGGATTTCCATTCCAAACTTTGTGATGGCCACGTTGCTTATTCAACAAGTGGCTGTAAACTGGGGAATACTTCCAGTAGCAACGTGGACGAGCTGGCATCACATGGTTCTTCCGACCTTGGCATTAGCAACAGGGCCAATGGCGATCATTGCCCGTCTGACTCGTTCAAGCATGCTGGAAGTGTTAACCCAGGATTATATTCGAACAGCCCGTGCCAAAGGGTTGTCACCAATCAAGATTGTGTTTAAGCATGCATTGAGAAATGCCTTACTGCCGGTTGTAACCGTACTGGGTACTCTGGCAGCAGGAATATTAACTGGTACATTCGTGATTGAACAAATATTTGCGATTCCGGGAATGGGAAAGTATTTCGTGGAGAGCATTAATCAGCGTGATTATCCTGTCATTATGGGGACCACTGTATTTTATAGTGCATTTCTCATACTCATGCTGTTTTTAGTAGATTTAGCTTATGGGTTCCTTGATCCCCGTATTAAGTTACATAAGAAGGAGGCGAAATAATGGGAGTTCCAAATCACCAAGAGCCAAACGTGACTCCAGACGTGCTGGATGAGTGGTTTACACCGAAGAAGAGAAATAAAGATGATGCGGAAGCGGTGGTCAGACCTAGTCTTTCCTATTGGCAGGATGCGTGGAAGCGTCTTGTGAAAAATAAGCTGGCAATGCTTGGCTTTGTTTTTTTAATAGGATTAATTGTGATGGCCGTCATTGGCCCCATTATTTCACCCCATGACGTAACGAAGCAAACACTTTCGAACCAAAACCTGCCGCCTTCCGGTGATCACTGGTTTGGTACTGACGATATGGGAAGAGATGTATTTACCCGTACGTGGTACGGTGCACGCATATCGTTGTTTGTAGGCTTTATGGCAGCACTCATTGATTTTGTTATCGGGATTGTATATGGGGGCATAGCAGGTTACAAGGGTGGTAAAACCGATAACGTTATGATGCGTATTGTAGAAATTCTATATGGATTACCTTACCTTTTAGTTGTGATTTTATTAATGGTTGTGATGGGGCCTGGCCTGCTCACTATTATCGTTGCATTAACCGTAACGGGCTGGATTGGTATGGCCCGGATTGTAAGGGGCCAGGTGCTCCAAATCAAAAACTATGAATTTATTCTTGCTTCTAAAACGTTTGGAACAAAGACGGCACGGATCATTCGTAAGAATCTACTGCCTAATACGATGGGACCTATTATCGTTCAGATGACACTGACTGTACCGAGTGCTATTTTTGCGGAAGCATTCCTAAGCTTCCTGGGATTGGG is a genomic window of Rossellomorea sp. y25 containing:
- a CDS encoding ABC transporter permease, whose product is MGTYLLKRLLAMVITLWLIVTLTFFLMHAIPGSPFNEERNTSEIVQQNLEAHYHLNEPLMVQYLLYLKSLVSLDFGPSITQPSQTVNDLLGRGFPISFELGMITLIIAVVSGVILGILAALRHNGMIDYMAMTFAVLGISIPNFVMATLLIQQVAVNWGILPVATWTSWHHMVLPTLALATGPMAIIARLTRSSMLEVLTQDYIRTARAKGLSPIKIVFKHALRNALLPVVTVLGTLAAGILTGTFVIEQIFAIPGMGKYFVESINQRDYPVIMGTTVFYSAFLILMLFLVDLAYGFLDPRIKLHKKEAK
- a CDS encoding M55 family metallopeptidase, whose amino-acid sequence is MNLYISVDMEGITGLVDHTHVDSSKHNYERGRIIMTDEANTVVSAAFEAGCAEVLVNDSHSQMNNLLIEKLHPETKLISGGVKPYSMVQGLDSTYDGAFFVGYHARASMKGVMSHSMIFGVRNMYINDIAVGELGFNAYVAGFHGVPVLMVAGDDQAALEAEALIPNVTTAVVKETISRSVAKSLTPMKSSRLLKKKTEEAIHNKKNVKPLTPPEHPTLRIEFANYGQAEWASLMPGTELEAGTTTVRFEAKDILEAYRAMLVMTELAMRTTFC
- a CDS encoding ABC transporter permease translates to MGVPNHQEPNVTPDVLDEWFTPKKRNKDDAEAVVRPSLSYWQDAWKRLVKNKLAMLGFVFLIGLIVMAVIGPIISPHDVTKQTLSNQNLPPSGDHWFGTDDMGRDVFTRTWYGARISLFVGFMAALIDFVIGIVYGGIAGYKGGKTDNVMMRIVEILYGLPYLLVVILLMVVMGPGLLTIIVALTVTGWIGMARIVRGQVLQIKNYEFILASKTFGTKTARIIRKNLLPNTMGPIIVQMTLTVPSAIFAEAFLSFLGLGIQAPYASWGVMANDGLSTILSGYWWRLFFPALFISLTMFSFNVLGDGLQDALDPKLRR